The following are encoded in a window of Legionella geestiana genomic DNA:
- the rph gene encoding ribonuclease PH, which yields MRPSNRETNQLRDIRITRNYTRHAEGSVLVEFGQTRVLCTASVVDGVPRFLKGKNQGWITAEYGMLPRATHSRTEREASRGRQGGRTLEIQRLIGRSLRACADLKTIGENTIAIDCDVLQADGGTRTASITGACVALHDALNWMVTREKIRKMPAFTWVGAVSVGIYRGQPVLDLDYAEDVLAETDMNVVMNDKQQFIEVQGTAEDKSFSRAELDAMLSLAESGINTLIDLQRNA from the coding sequence ATGCGTCCAAGCAACCGTGAGACCAATCAGCTGCGTGACATCCGCATCACCCGTAATTACACCCGGCATGCCGAGGGTTCCGTGCTGGTGGAATTTGGACAGACGCGGGTACTGTGCACCGCATCAGTGGTGGATGGTGTTCCACGCTTTCTGAAAGGTAAGAATCAGGGCTGGATTACTGCGGAATATGGCATGTTGCCCCGAGCCACTCACAGCCGGACTGAGCGCGAAGCGAGCCGCGGTCGTCAGGGGGGACGCACCCTTGAAATTCAGCGCCTTATCGGCCGCTCGCTGCGTGCCTGTGCAGACCTGAAAACCATCGGCGAAAATACCATAGCCATTGACTGCGATGTGCTTCAGGCCGATGGCGGAACCCGTACTGCCTCAATTACCGGTGCATGTGTAGCATTACACGATGCGCTGAACTGGATGGTTACGCGGGAAAAAATCCGCAAAATGCCGGCGTTTACCTGGGTGGGTGCCGTATCCGTAGGTATTTATCGCGGTCAACCGGTGCTTGATCTTGACTATGCGGAAGATGTGCTCGCCGAAACGGACATGAACGTTGTCATGAACGATAAACAGCAGTTTATAGAAGTCCAGGGAACGGCTGAAGATAAAAGCTTCTCCCGCGCCGAACTCGATGCCATGCTGTCGCTCGCGGAAAGCGGTATCAACACGTTGATTGACCTGCAGCGCAACGCCTGA
- a CDS encoding YggS family pyridoxal phosphate-dependent enzyme: MTIAMRVQAVLQRLRAAEKEANRSEGAVSLLAVSKGQTVGAIREAFAAGLSAFGENRCQEALVKMQALQDLPITWHFIGPLQSNKLKRIAQSFDWVHSVASLEAAEKLADNRPTALPPLNICLQINLDAEAQKAGISPSEAHALAEAVSKPAGLCLRGLMCIPTANTSPERQYAAFKRLADLMESLNRDTSLALDTLSMGMSADMVPAVIAGSTIVRIGRALFGEEEIPAS, translated from the coding sequence ATGACCATCGCCATGCGTGTTCAGGCAGTCCTTCAAAGGCTTCGTGCAGCTGAAAAGGAGGCCAATCGCTCCGAGGGTGCTGTCAGTCTCCTTGCCGTCAGCAAGGGGCAGACGGTGGGTGCCATTCGTGAAGCTTTTGCGGCAGGGTTAAGCGCTTTTGGCGAAAACCGCTGTCAGGAGGCGCTTGTTAAAATGCAGGCGCTTCAGGACCTGCCCATCACATGGCATTTTATCGGACCGCTGCAGAGTAATAAGCTCAAACGTATTGCTCAGTCATTTGACTGGGTGCACAGTGTCGCAAGCCTTGAGGCGGCGGAAAAGCTCGCGGACAATCGACCGACTGCCTTACCGCCACTTAATATCTGCCTGCAGATAAACCTTGATGCAGAAGCGCAAAAAGCCGGCATTTCTCCGAGTGAAGCCCACGCGCTCGCTGAGGCGGTCTCAAAGCCTGCGGGCCTTTGTCTGCGCGGTCTGATGTGCATCCCGACAGCCAATACGAGCCCCGAGCGTCAATATGCTGCTTTCAAGCGCCTTGCAGACCTTATGGAATCGCTGAACCGTGACACCTCTCTCGCACTCGATACACTGTCAATGGGCATGAGTGCCGATATGGTGCCGGCGGTCATTGCAGGAAGCACCATTGTACGCATCGGACGCGCACTTTTTGGAGAAGAGGAGATTCCAGCATCATGA
- the proC gene encoding pyrroline-5-carboxylate reductase, with translation MKITFAGYGSMAKALARGLSAAGFTDLHAFAPSLTRAVDGHGVITTSHPSEALCNAEVVILAVKPQQMQEVMAAISAYIPASCLLISVAAGLSCAFFAETANEAHALVRAMPNLAAAFNEGATALFANAWTTPAQKNTAEVLFAAVGRVAWLKHEEDMDAFTALAGSGPAYVFLFLEALEKGAIALGLDEETSRVFALQTLKGAVAVCTHSNETFATLRDKVTSPAGTTAAALAILKTRGFEDVIADALRAAAARSRELLAHGRQKQ, from the coding sequence ATGAAAATCACCTTTGCAGGCTATGGCAGCATGGCAAAAGCACTTGCCAGAGGACTCTCAGCGGCAGGATTCACGGACTTACACGCTTTCGCGCCCTCACTGACGAGGGCCGTTGATGGGCATGGCGTTATAACCACCAGCCATCCTTCTGAGGCACTCTGCAATGCGGAAGTGGTCATACTCGCGGTCAAACCGCAGCAGATGCAGGAGGTGATGGCGGCAATTTCGGCATATATTCCCGCAAGCTGCCTGCTGATTTCGGTGGCGGCGGGCCTTTCATGCGCTTTTTTTGCAGAAACCGCGAATGAGGCGCATGCACTGGTGCGCGCCATGCCAAACCTCGCCGCCGCATTCAACGAAGGCGCAACGGCCCTTTTTGCGAATGCATGGACAACGCCCGCGCAAAAAAACACCGCAGAGGTGTTGTTTGCTGCCGTGGGACGCGTTGCCTGGCTTAAGCATGAGGAGGATATGGACGCCTTTACCGCTCTGGCAGGAAGCGGGCCTGCGTATGTTTTTCTCTTTCTCGAAGCACTCGAAAAAGGCGCCATCGCGCTTGGGCTCGATGAAGAAACTTCGCGCGTTTTTGCGCTGCAGACGCTTAAAGGTGCTGTCGCTGTCTGCACGCACAGTAACGAAACGTTTGCGACACTGCGGGATAAAGTCACATCTCCTGCTGGCACAACTGCCGCGGCTCTGGCTATACTGAAGACTCGAGGCTTTGAAGACGTGATTGCAGACGCCCTGCGGGCAGCGGCGGCGCGATCGCGCGAGCTTCTGGCGCACGGGCGTCAGAAGCAGTAA
- a CDS encoding YggT family protein: protein MSGILSVAFFLVSLFFALVLFLLWARILLRFFGATPRQAGNAAIIRLTNAFVKPFQRIFGTHANAKSPYDIPALASVVTLVIIKLVLYGLFLTGGFIGFGYLLVYLAGDLIVRPCNALFYCVLLTLLISWIRPDWKHPVAEALWYLSEPVLKFTRRFVRPIAELDLAPLVAMVALKAIVIFIEATLSGMPLQNTWV, encoded by the coding sequence ATGTCCGGAATTTTAAGCGTAGCATTTTTTCTGGTGTCACTTTTTTTTGCGCTTGTGCTTTTTTTACTTTGGGCGCGCATCCTGCTCCGTTTTTTTGGAGCGACACCCCGACAGGCCGGCAATGCCGCCATTATTCGTTTGACGAATGCTTTTGTGAAGCCCTTCCAGCGCATCTTTGGCACACATGCAAATGCGAAATCACCCTACGACATACCGGCGCTTGCGTCAGTAGTTACGCTGGTGATTATCAAGCTGGTGCTCTATGGACTGTTCCTGACCGGTGGATTTATCGGGTTTGGTTATCTTCTGGTCTATCTCGCCGGAGACCTGATTGTGCGCCCCTGTAACGCGCTTTTCTACTGCGTGCTGCTGACCCTTCTTATCAGCTGGATACGCCCGGACTGGAAGCATCCGGTGGCTGAAGCACTCTGGTACCTGAGTGAGCCGGTACTGAAGTTTACCCGCCGTTTCGTGCGCCCGATAGCCGAACTTGACCTGGCTCCCCTGGTAGCGATGGTCGCGCTGAAAGCCATTGTTATCTTTATCGAGGCCACGCTCTCCGGCATGCCTCTGCAAAACACCTGGGTGTAA
- a CDS encoding DUF2845 domain-containing protein: MRGCRGVVITAALVLSAQASADDNYYCSQNSAWISVGMAQSQVLAACGTPLSKQTSQLPATQKVPVQQLIYNNMGTSSAFYGVWNIPTGSGGVQLEVDVSNNKVVAVRINGSGTNAFSVCQGANIAVGDPSFKVYNACGSPTIVNNTFINQMIPGAPKPEIWTYQASQYQPPVSLTFVNGNLQSID; this comes from the coding sequence ATGCGTGGATGCCGTGGTGTTGTAATAACAGCTGCACTGGTACTGTCAGCACAGGCTTCAGCGGACGATAATTATTACTGCTCGCAAAACAGCGCCTGGATAAGTGTCGGCATGGCACAAAGCCAGGTGCTGGCCGCCTGCGGCACGCCTCTCAGCAAACAGACCTCTCAGCTGCCGGCCACACAGAAAGTGCCGGTGCAGCAGCTTATCTACAATAACATGGGCACAAGCAGCGCTTTTTATGGCGTGTGGAACATTCCGACCGGCTCCGGCGGGGTGCAGCTTGAGGTGGATGTCAGCAATAACAAGGTAGTAGCCGTGCGCATTAATGGCTCTGGCACCAATGCTTTTTCCGTATGCCAGGGTGCGAACATCGCGGTAGGTGACCCCTCGTTTAAAGTCTATAATGCCTGCGGCAGTCCCACCATTGTTAACAATACCTTCATCAACCAGATGATTCCTGGTGCTCCAAAACCAGAAATCTGGACGTACCAGGCCAGTCAGTATCAACCCCCGGTTTCCTTGACTTTTGTGAACGGCAATTTACAATCCATCGATTAA
- a CDS encoding polyprenyl synthetase family protein: MPVARLKALVADDVEAVDRLIVDRIQSQVGLIDDLSNHIVQSGGKRLRPLLVLLASRACGYQGDDHITLAAMVEFFHTATLLHDDVVDESTLRRGRETANTIWGSKASILVGDYLFTQSVQLMVSTQHLKILKMMADTSHEISCGEVRQLSNRHNHALTLAEYFDVIRSKTALLFAACTSIGALLAEMDDKNVQSLYQYGLHLGNAFQLIDDALDYCSSSETLGKNVGDDLADGKATLPLLHALREGSEAQRACIRKSLEEGSLEYLPQILEALRDTRAIEYTREIAASEVDKSLSALQSLPDSVYKEALADLARFALERSH, from the coding sequence ATGCCTGTTGCACGATTAAAAGCTCTTGTGGCGGATGACGTTGAAGCCGTTGACCGACTCATTGTTGACCGAATTCAATCTCAGGTTGGCCTCATTGACGATTTATCGAACCATATCGTTCAAAGCGGTGGAAAGCGCCTGCGACCGCTGCTGGTATTGCTCGCGAGCCGCGCCTGTGGGTATCAGGGAGATGACCACATCACCCTCGCGGCAATGGTAGAGTTTTTCCACACGGCTACACTGCTGCATGATGATGTGGTGGATGAATCCACCCTGAGGCGCGGTCGAGAAACGGCCAACACCATCTGGGGCAGCAAGGCAAGTATTCTCGTGGGGGATTATCTCTTTACGCAATCCGTGCAGCTTATGGTCAGTACGCAGCATCTAAAAATTTTGAAAATGATGGCAGACACGTCACATGAAATCAGCTGTGGGGAAGTGCGCCAGCTCTCCAACCGTCACAACCATGCCCTGACACTCGCTGAATATTTTGATGTTATCCGCTCTAAAACGGCACTGCTCTTTGCGGCCTGCACCAGCATCGGCGCATTGCTTGCAGAAATGGACGACAAGAATGTGCAGTCTTTGTATCAGTATGGCCTGCACCTTGGCAATGCCTTCCAGCTCATTGACGATGCGCTTGATTACTGCTCTTCAAGCGAAACGCTTGGCAAAAACGTTGGCGATGACCTCGCCGATGGCAAGGCCACCCTGCCGCTTTTGCATGCGCTGCGCGAAGGCAGTGAAGCCCAGCGGGCGTGTATCCGCAAAAGTCTCGAGGAGGGCAGCCTTGAATATCTGCCACAGATTTTAGAGGCCCTGCGCGATACCCGCGCCATTGAATACACCCGCGAAATTGCAGCCAGTGAAGTGGATAAATCACTTTCAGCATTGCAATCACTCCCTGATTCAGTGTATAAAGAGGCCCTTGCAGACCTGGCGCGCTTCGCACTTGAAAGAAGCCATTAG